From one Acidimicrobiia bacterium genomic stretch:
- a CDS encoding carboxyl transferase domain-containing protein: MSSEGWDDVLQDLEHRRELSRAMGGEERLRKHWDAGKLDARARIAHLLDDGSFRELGTLVGGEEAPADAIVTGFGRVDGRPVMVAAEDFTVMAGTIGEAANAKRYRIAELAVADRVPLVMMLDGAGFRADGRRHGRTPTDMLAQARCSGRVPLVTAVLGSSAGHGALVAPISDFTVMSRHAVIFTAGPPVVYESLHETITKEDLGGPAVALASGLVHNVADDDARALDLVRAYLGYFPSSAWSYPPDAEGRDTAPRLVDEMLDLVPRNGRRVYDMRAVLDVVFDAGSCLEVQPDFGRPLITALCRLGGHPVAVVANQPLVMAGAIDADGADKAAHFVNVADAFHLPLVFLSDNPGVLPGSASEKAGILRKGARMYVAQTLATSPKFEVTLRKAYGFGSMVMGMIPFDGQSGVFGFPGATMGAMGAAAMSRARGSDEDEAAMLRRREIEASYVSAKGLGFDELIDPREIRNVLLDSLERALNHRQAPAEPIARIGIAP; the protein is encoded by the coding sequence ACGGCTGCGCAAGCACTGGGACGCGGGCAAGCTCGACGCCCGCGCGCGCATCGCACACCTGCTCGACGACGGGTCGTTCCGCGAGCTCGGGACGCTCGTCGGCGGCGAGGAGGCACCCGCGGACGCGATCGTGACCGGGTTCGGGCGGGTCGACGGCCGGCCGGTGATGGTCGCGGCCGAGGACTTCACCGTGATGGCGGGGACGATCGGCGAGGCCGCCAACGCGAAGCGTTACCGCATCGCGGAGCTGGCGGTCGCGGACCGCGTGCCGCTCGTGATGATGCTGGACGGCGCGGGCTTCCGTGCCGACGGCCGTCGTCACGGCCGGACACCGACCGACATGCTCGCCCAGGCGCGCTGCTCGGGCCGCGTCCCGCTCGTCACCGCGGTGCTCGGGTCCTCCGCCGGGCACGGCGCGCTCGTCGCCCCGATCTCCGACTTCACCGTGATGAGCAGGCATGCCGTGATCTTCACGGCGGGCCCGCCGGTCGTGTACGAGTCGCTCCACGAGACGATCACGAAGGAAGACCTCGGCGGCCCGGCCGTCGCGCTCGCGAGCGGCCTCGTCCACAACGTCGCCGACGACGACGCGCGCGCGCTCGACCTCGTGCGCGCGTACCTCGGCTACTTCCCGTCGTCCGCGTGGTCGTACCCGCCCGATGCCGAGGGACGCGACACCGCGCCCCGTCTCGTCGACGAGATGCTCGACCTCGTCCCGCGCAACGGCCGTCGCGTGTACGACATGCGCGCGGTGCTCGACGTCGTGTTCGACGCCGGCTCGTGCCTCGAGGTGCAGCCCGACTTCGGCCGGCCCCTCATCACCGCGCTGTGCCGTCTCGGCGGGCACCCGGTCGCGGTCGTCGCGAACCAACCGCTCGTCATGGCGGGCGCGATCGACGCCGACGGCGCCGACAAGGCCGCGCACTTCGTCAACGTCGCCGACGCGTTCCACCTGCCGCTCGTCTTCCTGTCCGACAACCCCGGTGTGCTGCCGGGCAGCGCGTCCGAGAAGGCGGGCATCCTCCGCAAGGGCGCGCGCATGTACGTCGCGCAGACGCTCGCGACGTCACCGAAGTTCGAGGTGACGCTGCGCAAGGCCTACGGGTTCGGCTCGATGGTCATGGGCATGATCCCGTTCGACGGCCAGTCCGGCGTGTTCGGGTTCCCCGGTGCGACGATGGGCGCGATGGGTGCGGCCGCGATGAGCAGGGCCCGGGGATCGGACGAGGACGAGGCGGCGATGCTGCGCAGGCGCGAGATCGAGGCGTCCTACGTCTCCGCGAAGGGGCTGGGGTTCGACGAGCTGATCGACCCGCGCGAGATCCGCAACGTCCTCCTCGACTCGCTCGAGCGCGCGCTCAACCACCGGCAGGCACCGGCGGAGCCGATCGCGCGCATCGGCATCGCGCCGTAG